CATCCAGGGGAATATACCGTATAAAAACAGCATCGTAATAATCCGGAATCTCTTGAAGATGCTTCCATCTTCAATAAGCATATACTTTATCACCTGCATATAACCGCTGGCCCACCGGACCCTCTGCCTGAAAAATGATTTATAATTAGGAGGAGTTTGTTCCGTTGCAATAAATGGTAAAAATTGCGGCCAGACATCCTCTTTTATGTAAAGCCTGCACCCCAATTCCAGGTCTTCTGAAAGCGCTTCCTGGTCAAATCCATTTACGGAATACAATAAATAGGGCTCAATAAAAAAGTTCGTTCCCCCGATAAACGGCAGTCGCCTGAGCAAAACCGGCAAAAACCACTCGTGAGTAATCGCCTGGGATAATGCATATATTTTATTCATCACCTTCAGGCTGAAATAATTTCTTACCTGAACCACCGGCCCCTGGACTAAAAGCGGCCGGTCTTTTTTTGCAATAAATTTCTGCGCAACATATAATAAAGTATCAGGATCCGGCTGGGAATCGGCATCATAGAACCCCACTATTTGGGTATCCTTGGGGATAAAGCTCATCACCCAGTTTAAAGCCCTGGGTTTGTTGGATTTTACCGGTTCGCTAGAGAACGCTCCCGGATAATTGCCGTCAAATTTTACCGGTACTGAGGTATGCATGATGAAATCATCACCGTAGAGTTTGTTATATCTTTCTTTTTCATCTTCCACAAAGCAGTGGGTAGTCTCATTGTAGGGTTTTTCAAAGAGTTCCTTGTCATCAAGCACAAGCAGTACTCTATATTTATCCTTCGGATAATTAAGTTTTACAAACATGTCTATGGTGGCAGTAATCAGGGTTGATTCATAGAGGGCGGGCACTACTATTGTTATTTTGGGCACAGCTACGGAATTATCGGAAGCGATTTTATCCAGGGTCCCCTGGTTCAGGACCAGGTCGTATCTTTTTCTCCAATGACAAAAATAGGAGAACAGCCCGTAATAAATGAACTGCAGGAAAAAGAAAACCATGAATCCGTTTATTACGATTAAAAAAATTATAAATGCTTCTAATGCCATAAACCCCTATATATATTTTTTTATTAATTAGCTACTTAATCCTCATTTCTGTAAATGAGCGCACAACATAAACCAGCGAGATAGCAAAAAATATAACCGCCAAAGTTAAGCTGACTTTCCGGCTTAACTCAATAGCCATTTCAACCGCCAGTAACCCGAAAAGCGTAGTAAATTTGATTGTAGGGTTCATGGCTACCGAAGACGTATCTTTGAATGGGTCACCGACAGTATCACCCACAACGCACGCCTTATGAAGCTCGGTGCCCTTTTCTTTCAGGTCCACTTCAACAATTTTCTTGGCATTGTCCCACGCTCC
This Elusimicrobiota bacterium DNA region includes the following protein-coding sequences:
- a CDS encoding glycosyltransferase family 2 protein codes for the protein MALEAFIIFLIVINGFMVFFFLQFIYYGLFSYFCHWRKRYDLVLNQGTLDKIASDNSVAVPKITIVVPALYESTLITATIDMFVKLNYPKDKYRVLLVLDDKELFEKPYNETTHCFVEDEKERYNKLYGDDFIMHTSVPVKFDGNYPGAFSSEPVKSNKPRALNWVMSFIPKDTQIVGFYDADSQPDPDTLLYVAQKFIAKKDRPLLVQGPVVQVRNYFSLKVMNKIYALSQAITHEWFLPVLLRRLPFIGGTNFFIEPYLLYSVNGFDQEALSEDLELGCRLYIKEDVWPQFLPFIATEQTPPNYKSFFRQRVRWASGYMQVIKYMLIEDGSIFKRFRIITMLFLYGIFPWMTAQLLSVTTLGIFLLSLLGITRIFVSVPAGIKIFSVAMNFFYFIFLLVYLKHSINKFYILVKPSRHKSYGLIKYVELSILPIAALFGGLPYTYGFFASIFGRKKTVWVKTPRTVE